Proteins encoded together in one Planctomycetaceae bacterium window:
- a CDS encoding phenylacetate--CoA ligase — protein MEIKFWNKEVETATRDRIKQIQLERLKNIIAAALKTPFYSKRLPAVGIKSPDDVKSLDDLRRIPFTMKDDLRQSYPKGLLAVDTSEVVRIHTSSGTTGIPTVIYLTAKDLDNATDLVARSITCTGADKTDVLQNMMSYGLFTGGLCMHYGAERVGMMVIPAASGNTKRQVQLMKDFKTTVLHVTPSYLLHIHSKLAEFGIARSDLALRKAFIGAEPHSENTRKKLEELYGIDAYNSYGLSEMNGPGIAFECQYKCDLHFWEDSYIVEIINPKTGELVKDGEQGEVVLTNLIRTAMPLMRYRTRDLAYLHTEPCKCGRTHRRMSRILGRSDDMLIINGVNVFPSQIEEVIMKIPEVGTNYLILVEKHGALDRLVVKVELYPKMFLGEAKQIEALKSKIGDDLKASITIKPAIELHEQGSLPISEGKAVRVVDTREKL, from the coding sequence ATGGAAATAAAATTTTGGAACAAAGAAGTAGAAACAGCAACCAGAGACAGAATCAAACAGATTCAGCTTGAGAGGCTTAAGAATATAATCGCAGCGGCTTTAAAGACGCCGTTTTATTCAAAACGTCTTCCTGCGGTTGGTATCAAATCGCCGGATGATGTGAAAAGTCTTGACGACCTTCGCCGAATTCCTTTTACAATGAAAGACGACCTGCGTCAAAGTTATCCCAAAGGCCTGCTCGCAGTCGATACAAGCGAAGTTGTCAGAATTCACACGTCAAGCGGCACTACCGGAATTCCGACTGTGATTTATCTTACAGCTAAAGACCTTGACAACGCCACAGACCTGGTGGCAAGGAGTATAACTTGTACCGGCGCGGATAAAACTGATGTTCTGCAAAATATGATGAGCTACGGGCTGTTTACCGGCGGATTGTGTATGCATTACGGAGCCGAGCGGGTCGGTATGATGGTTATTCCAGCCGCCAGCGGCAATACGAAAAGACAAGTACAGTTAATGAAGGATTTTAAAACCACTGTACTTCACGTTACGCCAAGTTATTTGCTGCACATTCATTCCAAGCTTGCTGAATTTGGAATCGCACGCAGCGATTTGGCTTTGAGAAAAGCATTCATCGGAGCAGAACCGCATTCAGAAAACACACGCAAAAAACTCGAAGAGCTTTACGGTATTGATGCTTATAATTCCTACGGCTTGAGCGAAATGAACGGGCCGGGCATTGCGTTTGAGTGTCAGTATAAATGTGATTTACATTTTTGGGAAGATTCCTACATAGTTGAAATTATAAATCCCAAGACAGGTGAACTTGTTAAGGACGGCGAGCAGGGCGAAGTTGTATTGACAAATCTGATTCGAACCGCGATGCCGCTGATGCGTTATCGAACTCGTGACCTTGCATATCTGCATACCGAACCGTGTAAATGCGGCAGAACCCATCGCAGGATGTCTCGAATTTTGGGCCGGTCGGATGATATGCTGATTATCAACGGCGTTAATGTGTTCCCATCGCAGATTGAAGAAGTGATAATGAAGATTCCGGAAGTAGGAACGAATTATTTAATTCTTGTTGAGAAACATGGCGCTCTTGACAGACTGGTTGTGAAAGTTGAATTATATCCCAAGATGTTCCTTGGCGAAGCGAAACAAATAGAGGCATTGAAATCTAAAATTGG
- a CDS encoding ACT domain-containing protein encodes MKIKQISIFLENRKGRLYDVCSLLGKKDVNIRALNVAETESFGILRIVVNNPDVAVEVLKDAGIVARITDVIAVEVEDKPGGLADILKVLADEDVNIEYMYGFMEKSSDKALMVFRFDDVDKAAQILKKHNIKIVGAQGVREL; translated from the coding sequence ATGAAAATAAAACAGATATCTATATTTTTGGAAAACCGCAAAGGAAGACTCTACGATGTTTGTTCTTTGCTGGGTAAAAAAGATGTGAACATTCGCGCGCTGAATGTGGCGGAAACAGAATCTTTCGGCATTCTGCGAATTGTGGTAAATAATCCGGACGTCGCGGTTGAAGTTTTAAAGGATGCCGGCATCGTCGCGAGAATCACCGATGTTATCGCGGTAGAAGTGGAAGACAAGCCCGGCGGTTTGGCGGACATTTTGAAAGTGCTTGCGGATGAAGATGTAAATATTGAGTATATGTATGGCTTTATGGAAAAATCTTCGGATAAGGCGCTGATGGTTTTCCGCTTTGATGATGTTGATAAAGCGGCGCAAATCCTTAAAAAGCATAATATTAAAATCGTTGGAGCCCAGGGGGTAAGAGAGCTTTGA
- a CDS encoding phenylacetate--CoA ligase, with protein sequence MIWNEAFECMQLAEIKRLQSERLKKLAALVYSKCKVYKDKFDRAGITPDDIRSIDDIKRLPFTTKIDMRDNYPYGLFSADQKDVKEIHVSSGTTGNPTLVGYTKDDLALWGEVMARCLACAGAEPGDTVQNAYGYGLFTGGLGVHYGALTLGCRIIPMSSGNTARQLKIMQDFKPKLITCTPSYALYMAEEAKELGIDPTKGNWKVGVFGAEPWSEKMRGEIEAAWNMLATDVYGLSEIIGPGVAQECPHKNGLHVFSDVFYPEIINADTGEPVAEGEDGELVITTLTKQAIPLIRYRTRDVVSMTYEKCKCGRTSPRISKIKGRTDDMIVVRGINVFPSQIEHVLLGIDGTSPNYQIVVDRQQHQLDEVEVLVEVDSKTFSDEVKKLEELKRKIHKEISAVLSISAKVTLVEPKTIERSMGKAKRVIDKRQM encoded by the coding sequence ATGATTTGGAATGAAGCGTTCGAATGTATGCAGCTTGCGGAAATTAAGCGGCTGCAATCGGAAAGACTTAAAAAATTAGCAGCATTGGTTTACAGCAAGTGCAAGGTCTATAAAGACAAATTTGACAGAGCGGGGATAACACCGGACGATATTCGTTCGATTGACGATATAAAAAGACTTCCGTTTACTACAAAAATCGATATGCGCGACAACTATCCTTATGGTTTGTTCAGCGCAGACCAGAAGGATGTTAAGGAAATTCACGTCTCAAGCGGCACGACAGGCAATCCAACTCTTGTCGGTTATACAAAAGACGATCTTGCTCTTTGGGGCGAGGTTATGGCTCGCTGTTTGGCCTGTGCGGGAGCCGAGCCGGGTGATACAGTGCAAAACGCTTACGGTTATGGTTTATTTACCGGCGGCTTGGGCGTTCATTATGGCGCTTTGACGCTTGGGTGCAGAATTATTCCGATGTCTTCCGGAAACACCGCTCGGCAGTTGAAGATTATGCAGGATTTTAAGCCCAAACTGATTACCTGTACACCAAGTTACGCTTTATATATGGCTGAAGAGGCCAAGGAATTGGGCATCGACCCGACGAAGGGTAACTGGAAAGTCGGCGTATTCGGCGCAGAGCCGTGGAGCGAAAAAATGCGTGGCGAAATCGAAGCCGCGTGGAATATGCTCGCTACGGATGTTTATGGTCTTTCGGAAATTATCGGGCCGGGTGTTGCGCAGGAATGTCCGCACAAAAATGGTCTGCACGTTTTCAGTGATGTATTTTATCCTGAAATTATAAATGCCGATACTGGCGAACCTGTCGCCGAAGGTGAAGATGGCGAATTAGTTATTACAACACTGACAAAGCAGGCGATTCCGCTGATTAGATACAGAACCAGAGATGTTGTAAGTATGACTTACGAAAAATGCAAATGCGGCAGAACATCTCCTCGCATCAGCAAGATTAAAGGCAGAACCGATGATATGATTGTTGTTCGCGGCATAAATGTATTTCCATCTCAAATTGAACACGTTCTGCTTGGTATTGACGGGACATCTCCGAATTATCAAATTGTAGTTGACCGTCAGCAGCATCAGCTTGATGAAGTTGAAGTGCTTGTGGAAGTTGACAGTAAGACGTTCAGCGATGAAGTGAAAAAGCTTGAAGAGCTGAAACGAAAAATCCATAAGGAAATCAGTGCTGTATTGTCAATTAGTGCAAAAGTTACGCTCGTCGAACCCAAAACTATCGAAAGAAGTATGGGCAAGGCAAAAAGAGTTATTGATAAACGCCAAATGTAA
- a CDS encoding alginate export family protein — MKKRLTLLAVLITATFLVSIVKAESLFSTPNTPPKSATPAPTASPAPAAATAPAASTAAVATETASSANKSGFDKFRDWFHNPTPWLSMGADVRWRYVYSPNIDSLNNDAQRTYHYTRNRFRMWTKTKLSDDVDFNIRWTWEFRNWDEPDNKDKNFQYEEIMWDHFNLTVRNLFDLPLTMVAGRQDIVLGKGWLIAEGTPLDGSRTGFFDALRFTYEIPNRDTTLDMIYVFNRADEDAWLRPFHDINKHTTEQDEQGVILYLTDKSNPNLQKEAYFIYRNDNPVDARPRDFSANWSRKAEIYTIGGALSGPMFGSEHWKFRSEGAVQFGEKEGTVNSATHTLSGNQERMQAFGTVHRIDYHFNDPKKNVLHGTFEYLSGDDPDNGKDTAFDPMWGEWPQWSELYIYSYINETMIAETTNLYRLNFGHSMNLTENVTMSTDYHLLWADENTEKNRPHANSIAFSNSGKFRGQLATWWLKYQLTKNLKGHFVVEYFVPGNYYSQGSRDPALWTRVNIEYTF; from the coding sequence ATGAAGAAAAGATTGACACTTTTAGCGGTTCTTATCACGGCGACATTTCTCGTTTCAATTGTAAAAGCCGAATCATTATTTTCAACGCCCAACACTCCGCCTAAGTCTGCGACGCCCGCACCAACGGCATCTCCGGCACCTGCGGCAGCAACTGCACCTGCTGCTTCAACGGCTGCTGTTGCGACAGAAACAGCGTCTTCGGCGAACAAGTCCGGCTTTGATAAGTTCAGAGATTGGTTCCATAATCCGACTCCATGGTTAAGTATGGGAGCAGATGTGAGATGGCGTTATGTTTACTCTCCGAATATTGATAGTCTCAATAACGATGCGCAAAGGACATATCATTATACTCGAAATAGATTCAGGATGTGGACAAAGACAAAACTTTCTGATGATGTTGATTTCAATATCAGGTGGACATGGGAGTTTAGAAACTGGGACGAACCTGATAATAAAGACAAGAATTTTCAATATGAAGAAATCATGTGGGATCATTTCAACCTGACGGTGCGTAATCTGTTCGATTTGCCTTTGACAATGGTTGCTGGTCGGCAGGATATTGTTCTCGGTAAAGGCTGGCTGATAGCCGAAGGCACTCCTCTCGATGGTTCGAGAACCGGATTTTTTGATGCTCTGCGATTTACTTATGAAATACCCAACAGAGATACAACACTTGATATGATTTATGTCTTTAACAGAGCGGACGAAGATGCCTGGCTAAGACCTTTTCACGATATAAACAAACATACAACCGAGCAGGATGAGCAGGGTGTAATATTGTATTTGACCGACAAGTCTAATCCAAACCTGCAAAAAGAAGCTTACTTCATCTATAGAAATGATAATCCTGTTGACGCAAGGCCTCGCGATTTTTCTGCCAACTGGAGCAGGAAAGCTGAAATATACACTATCGGCGGTGCATTGAGCGGCCCAATGTTTGGCAGTGAACATTGGAAATTCAGATCTGAAGGCGCTGTGCAATTTGGCGAAAAAGAAGGTACTGTAAACTCTGCAACCCATACTTTATCGGGCAATCAAGAAAGAATGCAGGCGTTTGGTACTGTCCACAGGATTGATTATCATTTCAACGACCCCAAGAAAAATGTTCTGCACGGTACATTTGAATATCTTTCCGGCGATGATCCAGACAATGGCAAGGATACGGCTTTTGACCCAATGTGGGGCGAATGGCCGCAATGGAGCGAACTTTATATCTATTCCTATATCAACGAAACTATGATCGCCGAGACGACAAACCTCTACAGGCTGAATTTCGGACACAGTATGAATTTGACGGAAAATGTTACAATGAGTACTGATTATCATCTGCTCTGGGCGGATGAAAATACAGAAAAGAACAGGCCGCATGCCAACTCAATCGCATTTTCAAATTCAGGAAAATTCAGAGGACAGTTGGCAACGTGGTGGCTCAAGTATCAATTAACAAAAAATTTAAAAGGACACTTTGTTGTAGAATATTTCGTGCCGGGAAACTACTATAGCCAAGGCAGTAGAGATCCGGCCCTGTGGACAAGAGTAAACATTGAATATACATTCTAA
- a CDS encoding sodium:solute symporter family protein → MNLELANTVGVGSILAVVVYLLVVVYLGWLGYRGTKSATDYLVAGRKAHPVIMALSYGATFISTSAIVGFGGAAGLFGFSVLWLTFLNIFVGIFIAFVFIGGPARRMGHALDAHTFPELLGRRFDSKFIQVFAGVLIFVFMPLYSSAVLIGGSEFLSTQLGIDYNVALLVFSVITAAYVIMGGLKGVMYTDALQGAIMFIGMGILLVWTYIKLGGMTAGHQALTDMASLVPGKLREIGHQGWTAMPLFGFGDKKYDLWWTVISTITMGVGIGVLAQPQLVVRFMTVKSKRELNRAVPVGGVFILLMTGVAFIVGSLSNAYFNKYGADISGRVVKVLDAEKNMAVIQVMNKDQSGAWLDVEGKLAPVRLTGETAGAIIIESKDVAVLKGKSISVVYAGGNVGQIIPLYVTSAMPKWFGVIFLLTLLSAAMSTLSSQFHTMGTGIGRDVYEQLNPKHAGGTMGITRCGIVLGIVIAVVLSYFAQKSPIIIARATAIFFGLCASTFLPALLGGLFFKRMTKAAAIASMITGFVATSFWLIFVKAQEAGDIGIVQKFTDGKTSILSGFPNWPVVDPLIVALPISILVAIIIAFMTKTPKKELLDKCFSK, encoded by the coding sequence ATGAATCTGGAATTGGCGAATACGGTTGGGGTTGGTTCAATATTGGCAGTTGTAGTTTACTTGCTTGTTGTCGTGTATCTCGGATGGCTCGGCTATCGGGGTACAAAAAGCGCAACGGATTATCTTGTTGCCGGCAGGAAAGCGCATCCGGTCATTATGGCGTTGAGCTACGGCGCGACGTTTATTTCAACTTCGGCGATTGTCGGTTTCGGCGGCGCTGCGGGTTTATTCGGTTTCAGCGTTTTATGGCTGACATTTTTAAACATATTTGTCGGCATCTTTATAGCGTTCGTGTTTATCGGCGGCCCGGCAAGAAGAATGGGACACGCACTCGACGCTCACACGTTTCCGGAACTTTTGGGCAGAAGGTTTGACAGTAAATTCATTCAGGTTTTCGCGGGAGTTTTAATCTTTGTATTTATGCCGTTGTATTCTTCGGCGGTTTTGATTGGCGGCAGTGAGTTTTTATCTACGCAGCTTGGCATTGATTATAATGTTGCATTGCTGGTTTTCAGTGTTATTACGGCTGCTTATGTGATTATGGGCGGACTTAAAGGCGTAATGTACACAGATGCTCTTCAGGGCGCGATTATGTTTATCGGGATGGGCATTTTGCTTGTCTGGACATACATAAAACTCGGAGGCATGACAGCGGGTCATCAGGCTCTTACAGATATGGCTTCACTTGTGCCGGGCAAACTTAGAGAAATTGGGCATCAGGGCTGGACGGCGATGCCGTTGTTTGGCTTCGGCGATAAGAAATATGATTTGTGGTGGACGGTTATATCTACGATAACGATGGGCGTTGGTATTGGTGTGCTGGCGCAGCCGCAGTTGGTCGTTCGGTTTATGACGGTAAAAAGCAAAAGGGAATTGAACAGAGCTGTACCAGTTGGCGGCGTTTTTATTCTTTTGATGACAGGCGTTGCTTTTATTGTGGGGTCTTTGTCCAATGCCTATTTCAATAAATACGGTGCAGACATCAGCGGACGCGTTGTAAAAGTATTGGACGCTGAAAAGAATATGGCTGTAATTCAGGTGATGAATAAAGACCAAAGCGGTGCCTGGCTTGATGTCGAGGGTAAATTGGCTCCTGTCAGACTGACAGGTGAAACTGCCGGTGCGATAATAATCGAAAGTAAGGATGTCGCTGTTCTCAAAGGCAAAAGCATCTCGGTTGTGTATGCAGGCGGCAACGTAGGGCAAATTATACCGCTGTATGTAACGTCTGCGATGCCGAAATGGTTTGGTGTTATCTTTTTGCTGACGCTGCTGTCTGCGGCTATGAGTACGCTTTCGAGCCAGTTTCATACGATGGGCACGGGGATAGGCAGAGATGTTTACGAACAGCTTAATCCCAAGCACGCCGGCGGAACGATGGGCATCACAAGGTGCGGTATAGTATTGGGAATTGTGATAGCGGTAGTGTTGAGCTACTTTGCTCAAAAAAGCCCGATTATTATCGCCAGGGCGACAGCTATTTTCTTCGGATTATGCGCGTCAACCTTTTTGCCAGCACTGTTAGGCGGGTTATTCTTCAAGCGTATGACGAAAGCGGCTGCTATCGCTTCGATGATAACAGGCTTTGTGGCAACATCATTTTGGCTGATTTTCGTAAAGGCACAGGAAGCGGGAGACATTGGAATTGTTCAGAAATTTACTGACGGCAAAACCAGTATTCTTTCGGGTTTCCCTAACTGGCCGGTGGTTGACCCGCTGATTGTTGCGCTGCCAATATCGATTCTTGTGGCAATTATTATTGCTTTTATGACGAAAACGCCGAAAAAAGAATTATTGGATAAATGCTTTTCTAAATAA
- a CDS encoding isoprenylcysteine carboxylmethyltransferase family protein, whose protein sequence is MGNLQNREISTQSLLFKTLITFLTTIAMIFIFAGRITYWQGWVFAVFYSVVAILTTGQYIYRKDLVSERLNPGPGVKSWDRIIFRIFTLLCMAVIALSSLDAGRFGWSSNFPVIVYVISNAVMYISYSFIIWAMFTNNFFSSRVRIQTDRGQYVVQQWPYSFVRHPGYLGVLFWLPSQALTLGSLWGLIPAGLAVITIIVRTYLEDKMLRNELAGYIEYTQKVRYRLIPRIW, encoded by the coding sequence ATGGGAAATTTACAAAACAGAGAGATTTCGACACAATCCTTGTTGTTCAAAACTCTAATCACGTTTTTGACTACCATTGCGATGATTTTTATTTTCGCGGGGAGGATTACGTATTGGCAGGGCTGGGTGTTTGCTGTGTTTTACAGTGTGGTTGCGATTCTGACGACCGGTCAATATATCTATAGAAAAGACCTTGTAAGTGAACGTCTTAATCCGGGGCCGGGTGTTAAATCGTGGGACAGAATAATTTTCAGGATTTTTACTTTACTGTGTATGGCCGTAATTGCTCTTTCGTCTCTTGACGCTGGTCGATTCGGCTGGTCGTCGAATTTTCCGGTAATTGTTTATGTGATTAGTAATGCGGTGATGTATATTTCGTATTCGTTTATTATCTGGGCGATGTTCACAAATAATTTTTTCTCCAGCAGAGTGCGCATTCAAACCGACAGGGGGCAATATGTTGTGCAGCAGTGGCCTTATAGCTTTGTTCGACATCCCGGCTATTTGGGTGTTCTGTTTTGGCTGCCGAGTCAGGCTTTGACTCTCGGCTCGCTTTGGGGACTGATTCCGGCAGGTCTGGCGGTGATTACAATTATTGTCAGGACATATCTCGAGGACAAAATGCTGCGAAATGAATTGGCGGGGTATATTGAGTACACGCAGAAAGTGCGTTACCGTTTGATTCCAAGAATCTGGTAA